In the genome of uncultured Sphaerochaeta sp., the window GCAATTTGGGTTCTCCCCTGCAGAAGGGAGATGTCCTGATTGTCCTTGATGATACCATTGCCAATCTCAATCTCAGCCAATTGGAGAACCAGTACAAGAACGCCCAGGGGGAACTTGCGGTCAATGAGCAGCTGTATGCCAAGGGTGCCATCTCCCTCTCGCAGCTCAATCAGAGCAGATCGAGTGCTGACGGCCTTGCCGCCCAGCTTGAGAATGCCCGCAATGCTCGTTCCAATACCAAAATCACCACCCCTATCTCCGGCAGCATAGCCGAACTTACCAAGCTTGTTCCAGGCGACCTGATTTCTGCAGGTGCGCAGGTTGCACGCATTGTCGATCTTGAGCACTTGCGGGTCACCCTCGCAGTAGGACAAAACCAGCTCTTTTTGATCAAAGAGGGAGCGCGCGCCGAAATAGTGATAGAGACGCCCGTTGAGCGTATCACAGCCCAAGGCACGGTGAGTGCAGTAAGTGCTTCCAGTGACAGCAGAACCGGCAGCTGGACCGTCTATGTCGACTTTGAGAACCCCAGACCGGAAATGCTCAAGGCGGGTATCACTGCGCAGGTCACCATCTATCAGGACGATGCACCCCGGTACCAACTGGTCCCCAACCAGGCAATGGTCTACCGCAATGCAAAGACCTATGTCTTCCTGGCCGAGGGAGGCTCCGCTTCCTTGGTGGAAGTCCGTATTGTTGACCAATATGGTGACTATACTGCCATTGAAAGTATGGATGCAAAACTGAACCTTGCGGGCAAGCGTGTCTTGGTCAGTGGCCTTTCACGGCTGGTTGATGGCTCCTCCATCAGCATACAATAGGAGGGGATGCTATGGACGACGAGACGAAACGCCTTTCCATCGGAAGATTCTCTGTCACCAAACCGGTGTTGGTGAATATTCTCATGATCACCGTACTGGCCTTGGGCCTTTTTTCCTTGGTCCGCCTTCCCCAGGAGCAATTCGCTGAGGTTCCGTTCTACTGGGTGAATGTCATTGTTCCCTACCCGGGAGTGAGTGCCGAGGATATGGAAGCATCGGTGACCATACCCGTTGAGAATGCATTCCAGGGGATGGACCGGCTGAAGCAGATCAGTTCCACCACCAGCGAAGGGCTTTCTGTTGTCAGGGTGGAATTCAGTGATGGCATTGACGACCAACTGTTCAAATCCCTTTTTCAGGACGCCCAGACACGGTTCAGCCAGGTGCAGTTGCCCGAGGGAACGCTTCCTGCGGTGCTGGACGATTTCTCTTCCTCCGACTTTTTGCCGGTCATCGAGGTGGTCATCAGCGGGAACCTTTCCTATGCAGACCTTCGTGACCAGGCATTGGAGTTGCAGAACAAGATCCTCCGCATCCCGGACGTCAAGGATGCCGAGATCATAGGCCTGCCTGAGCGGCAGATCCAGGTCAACCTCGACCCGACAACCCTTTCCAGTCTTGGTTTGAGCGTGAATGAGGTGGTACGTTCCATTTCCGAACAGAACCGAACTTCTCCCAGCGGCAATCTTACCACCGACTCCCGCGAGTACCTTCTGAGAACGCTCGGTTCCATCCAACGTGTTGAGGATATCGGCAGCGTAATCGTGCGCCGGTCCAGCCAAGGGGAAGGGCTGGTCCGCGTGGATGATGTTGCCCAGGTGGTGGATGGCTTTGAGGAAGACAGTGCCTTCAGCCGTTTCAATGGCAAACCTTCCATCAGCCTCAAGGTCACCAAAGTGGTGAAAGGCAACTCGGTTGCCATAGTGGATCGGGTCAGATCCATTGTTGATGAGGCCCAGAAGAGCAGTGGAGCCACCCTGACGTTGTTCAATGACTCTACGGTACAGATAGCCTCCAGCCTCTCGGTGCTTTCCACGAACGCCCTGATGGGCTTGGTTCTTCTTGTCATCATTCTTTCGCTCTTCATCGGGGTGCGCAACTCCCTGATCACGGCTCTTGGCATTCCTGTCACGTTTGCCCTTACCTTCCTGGTGCTCGACTTGTTGGGAGAAACCATCAACACCAACACGTTGTTCGGGTTGGTATTGGTACTCGGCCTGATCGTTGACCATGGGATTGTCATCATCGAGAATTCGTTCCGACTGCAAAATCTGGGCATGAAACGTCATGATGCAGCCATTTTGGGCGTTAACCAGGTGGTGTGGCCGATCATCGCTGCCACAGGGACTACCGTTGCAGCCTTCCTTCCGCTGATGATCATTCCCGGCACCATCGGCAAATTCCTGCGGGTCATACCGCTGACGGTCACCATTGCCCTCATCGTCAGTACCATCGAGGCTCTCTTCTTCCTGCCCAGCCACTACGCTGAGTGGGGGCCGAGAGAGTCGGTGAAGGAGAAAACCTCCCGCTTTTTCGCTCCCTTGGTAGCACGCTATGTTGCCTTGCTCAAACGTCTTTATACAAGGAAAGGGCTCTGGCTCGTGGTGGCCCTCATTCTGCTTGTCGGTGTGTTCTCCTTGGTAGGTTCGCTTCGCCAGGATCTCTTCAGCGCAGAGGATTACAGCTATTTCAACATTGAACTCACTACACCCCTGGGGTCTACGCTCGCGCAAACCAACCGCGTGGTTTCCGAGTATGAGGAGGTTCTTCTTTCCAAGGTGGGCAAGGGAGAGATTCTTTCCATCAGCACGAGTGTGGGTGGGGGTGAATCGGGTTCCCAGAACACCACCAAAGCCCAGATTACGGTTGATCTTGCTGAGATGGATGAGGGAAGGATGCGCAGCATCGAATCCATAATCGAGGAAGTGAAACAGGAAACCTACTACATTGGCGGTACGGAACAAGTCCTTTTCACCAAAGCCCAGAACGGACCCCCAACTTCTGCAGACTTCAGTTTCCGTCTCTCCGGGGATGCTTATGAACGCTTGGTGCAGGCCAGCGAGGCCTTCAGCGCTCAACTCGCATCCTTCGAGGATGTGGCAAACGTGCAAAGTGACTTTGTCCCGGGAAATCCTGCCTTGCGCATTGAGGTGGACCAGGAGAATGCGAGCCGTCTGGGTATCGGGGTCTCCACGATTGCTGGGTATCTGCGCAGTCGCTTTGAAGGCGTGACCGTTGGTACGTTCTTCCTGGAGAACGAGGAAATTGACATAGTCGCCCGATTCTCCCGTACTGGTGGGCAGTCTTTTGAGGATCTGGAGCAGATCCTGATTCCCACCGACGATGGGCGTCTTGTTCCCCTTTCCAGTGTTGCAAGGATCCGAGGGGAGTCCTCCATCGGCACCATCCGCAG includes:
- a CDS encoding efflux RND transporter periplasmic adaptor subunit, yielding MSRISSLRYVFAVLLVATLFLGSCTKEKSVGTEQTAEPAADVVASATDYTQVVASAVPIEVRPLRDRVIGSGTVQGQQEVSIKARTSGEIRDVYGNLGSPLQKGDVLIVLDDTIANLNLSQLENQYKNAQGELAVNEQLYAKGAISLSQLNQSRSSADGLAAQLENARNARSNTKITTPISGSIAELTKLVPGDLISAGAQVARIVDLEHLRVTLAVGQNQLFLIKEGARAEIVIETPVERITAQGTVSAVSASSDSRTGSWTVYVDFENPRPEMLKAGITAQVTIYQDDAPRYQLVPNQAMVYRNAKTYVFLAEGGSASLVEVRIVDQYGDYTAIESMDAKLNLAGKRVLVSGLSRLVDGSSISIQ
- a CDS encoding efflux RND transporter permease subunit gives rise to the protein MDDETKRLSIGRFSVTKPVLVNILMITVLALGLFSLVRLPQEQFAEVPFYWVNVIVPYPGVSAEDMEASVTIPVENAFQGMDRLKQISSTTSEGLSVVRVEFSDGIDDQLFKSLFQDAQTRFSQVQLPEGTLPAVLDDFSSSDFLPVIEVVISGNLSYADLRDQALELQNKILRIPDVKDAEIIGLPERQIQVNLDPTTLSSLGLSVNEVVRSISEQNRTSPSGNLTTDSREYLLRTLGSIQRVEDIGSVIVRRSSQGEGLVRVDDVAQVVDGFEEDSAFSRFNGKPSISLKVTKVVKGNSVAIVDRVRSIVDEAQKSSGATLTLFNDSTVQIASSLSVLSTNALMGLVLLVIILSLFIGVRNSLITALGIPVTFALTFLVLDLLGETINTNTLFGLVLVLGLIVDHGIVIIENSFRLQNLGMKRHDAAILGVNQVVWPIIAATGTTVAAFLPLMIIPGTIGKFLRVIPLTVTIALIVSTIEALFFLPSHYAEWGPRESVKEKTSRFFAPLVARYVALLKRLYTRKGLWLVVALILLVGVFSLVGSLRQDLFSAEDYSYFNIELTTPLGSTLAQTNRVVSEYEEVLLSKVGKGEILSISTSVGGGESGSQNTTKAQITVDLAEMDEGRMRSIESIIEEVKQETYYIGGTEQVLFTKAQNGPPTSADFSFRLSGDAYERLVQASEAFSAQLASFEDVANVQSDFVPGNPALRIEVDQENASRLGIGVSTIAGYLRSRFEGVTVGTFFLENEEIDIVARFSRTGGQSFEDLEQILIPTDDGRLVPLSSVARIRGESSIGTIRRVEGKREITITADALGEVDQQAINAGMEAYWSSTLASQFQDVDLVVGGEFSDFSTLLLDILRVFILGIFLMYLILGTQFNSYSQPFLILLSVPFAFIGVVLYLFVSGTPLSTTVIYSAVALAGIAVNDAIVLISFINERRAEGVDTSEAVLEAASTRIRPILLTSLTTIAGLLPTAIGVGGYSVVWSPMASTIMVGLVFSTISALFIIPLLYGAIYDRTRRNAQ